One Panicum virgatum strain AP13 chromosome 3N, P.virgatum_v5, whole genome shotgun sequence DNA segment encodes these proteins:
- the LOC120664064 gene encoding cilia- and flagella-associated protein 298-like — MVVLHVKSAAAASSSSPDADEETEFLYECAASAAVADVAAALAGLQARLLSLCRRLRARCADAGAAAVGELERALDEAEAYASKEQVQYNRFISPRALREHIKTIEEKYAAALQEPTEALDLQESSSDNKHERIQLWWAGKDLAMDHKLCDYIGINEKTKIVIKLTRAHDDH; from the exons atggtggtgctgcacgtgaagtcggcggcggcggcctcctcctcgtcgccggacGCGGACGAGGAAACGGAGTTCCTGTACGAGTGCGCTGCCTCCGCGGCCGTCGCCGACGTGGCAGCCGCGCTCGCGGGCCTCCAGGcccgcctcctctccctctgcCGTCGCCTCCGAG CGAGGTGCGCGGATGCCGGTGCGGCTGCGGTGGGCGAGCTCGAGAGGGCGCTAGACGAGGCCGAGGCCTACGCCTCCAAG GAGCAAGTGCAGTACAACAGATTTATCTCCCCTCGTGCTCTAAGGGAACATATCAAGACCATTGAGGAGAAATATGCTGCTGCTCTACAAGAACCTACAGAGGCATTGGATCTGCAAGAATCATCATCAG ACAACAAGCATGAGAGGATACAGCTTTGGTGGGCTGGAAAAGATCTAGCCATGGACCACAAGCTATGTGACTATATTGGCATTAATGAGAAAACAAAG ATTGTCATCAAGCTAACGCGAGCCCATGATGACCATTGA
- the LOC120664063 gene encoding probable membrane-associated kinase regulator 3 — protein sequence MARPPTMVIQDDYIDMDLTPATTPMPPSSPRFEFQSTAAGGAKHREPAFASPADELFYKGNLLPLHLPPRLQLVQRLLQEQQPVQALQGVDKREAESDAAADGGDAAAAGKACAAKRPSWAKKLKVVKRWASKEYIRSFFLARPTPSDIVVDGTANGNGIGSVSARGSVLDQEEVCHHRKSFSGIIRRVRLVATKAPGTSPLCSSSSSSSSSTPSCGNANGFFFRPPAAAAATPVLKRSSSAGSEEGAIQGAIAHCKRSQLLQPGMVVSARRSVSDVMFYSVTNTPRASSVAAGEVAQERQEMCRG from the coding sequence ATGGCGAGGCCGCCCACAATGGTGATCCAGGACGACTACATCGACATGGACCTCACCCCGGccaccacgccgatgccgccctcctcgccacgcttcgagttccagagcaccgcagccggcggcgccaAGCACAGGGAGCCGGCGTTCGCGTCCCCGGCGGACGAGCTATTCTACAAGGGCAACCTGCTGCCGCTCCACCTGCCGCCGCGGCTGCAGCTCGTGCAGAGGCTGCTCCAGGAGCAGCAGCCGGTGCAGGCGCTGCAAGGGGTCGATAAGAGGGAAGCGGAGTCggatgcggcggcggatgggggagacgccgccgcggccggcaagGCGTGCGCTGCCAAGAGGCCGTCTTGGGCCAAGAAGCTCAAGGTGGTGAAACGGTGGGCGTCGAAGGAGTACATCAGGTCCTTCTTCCTGGCCAGGCCGACGCCGAGCGACATCGTCGTCGACGGCACTGCCAATGGCAATGGCATCGGCAGCGTCAGCGCGAGGGGCAGTGTCCTGGATCAGGAGGAGGTGTGCCACCACCGCAAGTCCTTCTCCGGCATCATCCGGCGGGTGCGGCTGGTGGCGACCAAGGCGCCGGGGACTTCGCCGCTGTGCTCTTCGTCGTCCTCGTCATCTTCATCGACGCCGTCCTGCGGCAACGCGAACGGGTTCTTCTTCCggccgccagcggcggcggcggcgacgccggtgCTGAAGCGGAGCAGCAGCGCCGGGTCGGAGGAGGGCGCCATCCAGGGCGCCATCGCGCACTGCAAGCGGTCCCAGCTGCTGCAGCCGGGGATGGTGGTCTCGGCGCGGAGGAGCGTGAGCGACGTCATGTTCTACTCGGTGACGAATACTCCCAGGGCCTCctccgtggccgccggcgaggtcgcgcaGGAGAGGCAGGAAATGTGCAGGGGCTGA